Part of the Pseudanabaena sp. BC1403 genome, TAATCGTCTCCGAACAGCGCTGACCATGCTAGGAGTAATTATTGGTATTGCCGCAGTAATTGCGATTACATCCATTGGGCAAGGCATTCAAAAATCAACGGAAAATCAACTACAGGCACTTGGCACAAATTCGATTAATGTATTGACAGGCTCAGCGCGGACAGGTGGTATTAATCAGGGTGGTGGCTCTGCTTCTACTTTGACCTTGGAAGATGCTCAGGCGGTGGCAAAAGCACCTGCGGTAAAGTTGGTGTCCGCGTATTTACAGCGTACTAGGCAGGTTTCCTATGGGAATCAAAATACTTCGACAACGGTAATTGGGACAGATGTTAACTATTCACCAATTAGGAATACCTTCCCAACCGAAGGAAGAAATTTTGAGCAGGAAGAAATTGATAATGCCAAATCTGTTGTAGTGCTTGGCTCTAAAGTTCGTTCTGATTTGTTTGGTAGTAGTAATGCGATCGGCGAGCGGATTCGGATTCAGGGTGAACAATACCAAGTAATCGGCGTAATGGAATCAAAAGGAGCTTCAGGAGGCTTCGATCAGGACGATCGCGTATTTATTCCGCTCAAAAATATGTCTGCACGTCAGGTCGGCAACAATGCTTTGCAAGGCATTTCGGTGAATGGTTTTTGGGTGCAAGCTCTGGATGAGACAGAACTTGAAGCTGCACAATTCCAATTAACTAATCTGTTGCGTCTAAGACACAAAATTTATCCGCCACAGCCCGATGACTTTCGGATTGTCAACCAGACAGATATCGTGAGCGC contains:
- a CDS encoding ABC transporter permease; this encodes MQKSKPITKSPAKPLTKPRIQVAKVPFSEILTMAAESLWNNRLRTALTMLGVIIGIAAVIAITSIGQGIQKSTENQLQALGTNSINVLTGSARTGGINQGGGSASTLTLEDAQAVAKAPAVKLVSAYLQRTRQVSYGNQNTSTTVIGTDVNYSPIRNTFPTEGRNFEQEEIDNAKSVVVLGSKVRSDLFGSSNAIGERIRIQGEQYQVIGVMESKGASGGFDQDDRVFIPLKNMSARQVGNNALQGISVNGFWVQALDETELEAAQFQLTNLLRLRHKIYPPQPDDFRIVNQTDIVSAFTNIVGLLTLMVGAIAAISLIVGGIGIANIMLVSVVERTREIGVRKALGATRSAILNQFLTEAILVSGLGGVVGIGFGVAIAYTSATIFQFPFLISIWSVVAGFGLSMVVGLVAGVIPARSAAKLDPIQALRSD